DNA from Streptomyces luteogriseus:
CCCTCGAACTGCTCCAGGCCTGCGCCCTCATCCACGACGACGTGATGGACGGGTCACCGCTGCGCCGGGGCGCCCCCGCGATGCACGTGGACTTCGCCCACGGGCACCGGACCGGCCGCACCGGCGGGTCCGCCGAGTCGTTCGGGACGTCGGCGGCCGTACTCGCGGGTGATCTGGCGCTGGCGTGGGCGGACGACCTGCTGACGGAGACGGCGCTCGCCTCGCCGCACGGCCCGCGATTGTTCGAGGAGTGGCGGGCCATGCGCACCGAGATGGTCGCCGGGCAGTACCGCGACCTGCGCGCACAGGCGAGCGGATCGTCCGGCGCCGAGGAGGCGCAAACCATCGCCGTCCTGAAGAGCGCCCGGTACACGGTCGCGCGGCCCCTGGCGCTGGGCGCGTCGCTGGCCGGTGCCGACGCCCGCACCCTGGGCGCGCTGCGGGCCGCCGGCCGGTGCGCCGGACTGGCCTTCCAACTGCGCGACGACCTCCTCGGCGCGTTCGGGGACCCGGCGCTGACCGGCAAACCGGCCGACGAGGACCTGCGCTCCCGCAAGCTCACCCCTCTCCTCGCCGTCGCCGTCCGGCTCGCGGAGGCCTCCGGCGACCGGGACGCCGCCGCCGTGCTCGCCCCGGACGCGGACGCCCGGCCGGGGCACACCGTGGAGCGGATGCGGGCGGCGCTGGAGCGGACGGGTGCCCGGGCCGAGGTGGAGGCGAGGATCGCCGACCTGGCGGCCTCCGGACTGCGGCATTTCGGGGCGACCGGCGCCGCCCCCGGCGTACGGCG
Protein-coding regions in this window:
- a CDS encoding polyprenyl synthetase family protein, encoding MLGPRPTVAGPAETNHAPLTAPGATRAMEAVLERVLEARLRQARDTDAVFAADMADRLAAYVRRGGKRLRTAFVWCGWRAAGGSGDASAVLRTGAALELLQACALIHDDVMDGSPLRRGAPAMHVDFAHGHRTGRTGGSAESFGTSAAVLAGDLALAWADDLLTETALASPHGPRLFEEWRAMRTEMVAGQYRDLRAQASGSSGAEEAQTIAVLKSARYTVARPLALGASLAGADARTLGALRAAGRCAGLAFQLRDDLLGAFGDPALTGKPADEDLRSRKLTPLLAVAVRLAEASGDRDAAAVLAPDADARPGHTVERMRAALERTGARAEVEARIADLAASGLRHFGATGAAPGVRREFAALVERASGVAPRQAEELV